GTGATCGCCACCGACAATTCTGATGCCAAGAATGTGCTCCTCATCATCAAGAAGTTCCAACCTCTCAGTGCTTGTCGTGGCAGGAAGCCCAGATTTAACATTTACTTCTCTGACGCTGCCAATAGCAAAGTCTCCAGTCACCTCGCACCTGCTAACAAAGGGCTTGTACTTCTGGGGCTGATCAAATCTCCTCACTAGGGACCACACCTGATGTAAGGAAAGTCTCATTAACAGCTCAATAAGCTGATAACCAACAATCACAAAAAGTCAAAAAGTAATTATCCTATTCAATTAAGTATCTGTCTACAAGTCAACAACCATCCTTTCCTTGCGGAAAGGAAACGGAATTTTGAATTCTTGATGGCATAAACCTAGTTGAGTGGACTTTGTTTTCCTTAGGTGCAAACTAATGCGAAGTctaacatatttcaatattgaatctttttcctttcctttaaatGTAAATGTAAGGAATTACATAAaagatttttatctttaaatgtTCGAACCCTTAAACATCACCTAAAAAAATTCTGCATCCATATTCTACATGAATCTTAAACTACCTAAAAGGTAAGCTAATCACCTTAAATTCCTCTAATTTGACAATAAAAACTCACGTTTTGAGAAAACCCGGAAGCAAATCACCCATCATGTACAATAATTTGCACAAATCTGAACCGCTTGAgacaaaatcaaattgaaaaagcaTCCGCATATAAAGATAGAGAAACCGAATTGAAGATGAACAAAGAAGTaaaccagaaaaaagaaaaataaggcaCCAAACAAAgtcattcaaaatcaaaatgagtTACCCAGTTCTTCAACGACCCACAGAGTAAAACCCCGTAAAAATGCTCACAACAGAAGGTGGGGAGGCATATAAAGCAATCATCAATGGCATCCATTTCGAAAAGAAACCAAGGTGAACATCTGATGGGACAGTTGAGACTAAACTTACGAGGTGAACAGGCGCTTTGATGTGCTTGACGAGCACTGAGGTGCACTGGTCCTCCCTGGGCTCGTGCCTGTGGTGCATCCCTATGTAGGGCGTCTCCATTGCGCCACACGCATCACCACCGTTCATTTCGATACTCGACTcgatcactctctctctctctctctctctctctcagtcctCAACAAATTTTACCTCCCAGAATTTAGCAGTGGGttcgagaaagagagagataagcTAAGGGTGAAGCTTTTGGTTTTGGTTGCAGAGGGAGTCTTCGTTTGTGGTGTAAAGAACAAAACAACCTTAGCTTGTCTTAGCTTGGCAGGCTTGTCTATAAAATCTTCGAATGCACCCACTatgttttattctattttattttatgcataaatcTGTTGTTTGGTAGGTGGCGCCGGCGGCTTGTTTTcttattgaaaaatgatattacgTAAGTTTGTTCACTCAAAATCTTCTttccatcaaaaaaaaaataataattaatttgttctttttaatttttttatttaatatatttgtattcttttatttcttaaaaatattttaaaaaaataaaatttacactaAAAAGCATGCCAAGTGATCAAGCTTGAACGACATAGCAGCACTGCACTACCCTTTCTTATTTATCAGATCCATTATTGctcttataataatataaattatgaatatatatgaatgaGAATGGAAGAATTGTTAGCAGATGTTTGGAAatatgtttcatctcatcttatgttattctatctcattttctttccaaacaatatttaaatataaacacttttaaattaatcattacaacttttttaaattaattattataattttttttagtttttaaataaaaaataatttaatttttttaaattttaaaataaaataatattaaaatattatattctaacaatattttaattttataattttttatttaattttttctctttttctttcctaaacaactatttaactcaaattatctcgttattatttataaactaacttactattattcataaaatttatatctcatatcattctttaaatatttatttatattatatttatatattgagttgattttaaataatttataaataataataataattaataattaataattaataatgaaatgtttataaataaaaatgaaatattccTTCACTTACAAAACATAACTTTAGTGTCACCGCTGATAGGTTGCTTTTTGTGGTCACGCACTTCTATGTTGTGTGGTAATTCATTCTGCAAGTGGGTTGGATAAAGCCAAACGAGTGGGGATCCCGGATTCCCGATTCCCGACCCCTTCCCCAAGgcttatttttatgatttttttttaaattaaagaaaaatatagattttctttttgttgtttcttagaaaaaaaaaatggtagaagCAAACCCCCACATGCCGCATATTTAaacttagaaattaaaaaaacaaaattataactACTTTAATAATTTAACACAAGAAAcgaaatttacatatatatatatatatcaacaatgTTGGAGAGCCAAATACAGCCTCGTAAAATAGTTGAATCTACAACTATGAAAGCCCACAAACCAAAGGATAAGGATCTAGGGCTGTTCACCAACCTGGTCCGTCCTGAAAACTCAATTTCTGACTCGACCCGAATCTTTTCCATACCGATTACCCGTTAATCGATCACCCGTTAACTCATTGCCCGTTAACCGATtactcgattttttttttttttttttttagacattTCTCTCAATAACCCAGTTCCAAATCACTAAATCAATTCCAAATCACAATCAAACCCACGTGATAATCATCTTGAAATTGAAATCGGATGGAACAACCTAGAAGAAAAGATCGGATGGAAAAacccaagaagaaaaaatcaaatggaAAAATCTAGAAGAAAAACACAGAAGAAAAAATCGGATGGAAAAACCCAGAAgaaaaacccaaaagaaaaaattggatggaaaaacccaaaagaaaaacactgaagaaaaaaaaacactgaaaATTACTTTCGGATGTCCTTCAACTCTCCATAGAAAATAGTTTCACACGAAACTCCTAAAATGCCTTTCAAATCTCTGAGTCCAATGTTGTTGCATAGTTCcaacaaatatttatttgtttaaatatttcaaaatattcgAGAATCATTATGAACATCCAATCTTAGCTTTTCATTTCTAAAGCTAGCAACGCCAGCCCATTAATGAAaacttttaaactaattgatttgTGTGCACCTTTACGGATACAATACCACGGTCTGCAGacgaagaataagaagaagaaaatgagattgttttttagagagagagagagggaaaaaaaactagTCGAGTCGAGTTGAGTTTACGGGTTTTTTGTTCAGCCCTATAAGGATCCTTAAAACAATAGTCAAGGAATCCCAACGGCCACTGTGCGCCAATATAGAATTCAAATCTAGgttttattaattactaattaatgaCATAAAAGGCAAGATGATATATGTTCGTGATGCTTGTCAGGGTATTAATTCCTTCCGGCATAACGGTTGATTTAGATTAGAGAATATTAAACTCCGAGGCAAGTCTCCTCATGATACACCCAGCTCATAATTACCTTGAGGTTACCTCTAATTACCTTGAAGTTGGACATATTGTCCACACTTTATATTGACTCAAGTATCGGAGGTGTTCCACACATACCGGGCTTACCTACCTTCTAACTGCAGGTTACTAAAGTTCGTTGACAGTGATATGAAACTCATCCGCAACAGTTGGTGTTGTCTGTGGGATCTTTTTTTTCCTACATCTCAACGTGTTTTTCGGGCAACTCACTCCCAAGTAATCCGCGATCaggaaataaaaacaataagtGTTCAAGCAAACAATTGGATGGAAgaaaggttgaagaagatgaCTCTGGATATGAAAAATCTCCAGTGGAAAAATGAGGCCCTTTGGCAAAAAAGTGCAGAAAATGCTACACCAAGATGTCGAAAGAAATTAGGCGGAGtcacaaaacacaatcataTTTGATGacaaagaaaagaggaagatgCACCAAGATTTGCATTATCTCATTgataaatatgaggagatggccTAGAAGATAGGCACATCCTCCTCAGTCAACAATCTACTCAACAGCACTGACTTGGCTTATAGTATCAAGATAATGATGGTGCTACTCTCGCAAAAATTCAAGGTTCCACAAATAGAACTGTACGAtgggtaggggtgtaaccggtctaatccagttcggttttggacaaaatctaggatcgaaccgatatgtaccgattttgtatttttcaaaaccgattaagcaccggttaccctcataAACTGGTACTTCCAATTTTACCGGTTTTCAGTCCAATCTGGTCatgtttttcgatttttttaaaatgtaagtttcacaatttgttattaaaaatgtttataaaaaaaaactgatttaaaaaaatctgttttataattataaagcaTGATTTATTTACccttaaatataattataaagcattctaaattatatatgatcatgaatcATGATCTGTATGCATGGAATGGAAAATGGCTGCTATTACTTTCAAATAATTGATGATGGATGCAATACAAAATAGATGAAATTCAAATAGATAATACACACAATGCAAGAAAACATTGTAATGATTTCAGATTCAAAAAACCctaccctaatatcacaaaacccaatcaaccCAATCGGCAATCACAGATTTACAAaaatcctaatatcacaaaactcaatcacaaaaactctaatatcacaaaacccaatcacaaaaatcatagtaagctagtatgtaatttcaaaaaaaaaaaaaaaaacttaccgtGGGGGCAGATCGGCAGAGAGACTGAGACAGGGGCCGAGAGAGTTGatagaagagagattgagagcgacgagagagttgagagacgagagagtgagagtgagaggcgagagagttgagagtgagagacgagaAAGTGAGAGACAGGAGAGCTGAGACTGAGAGCAAGAAACAAGAGCGTGAGAGACGAGAGCAGAGTCAGTCACGACTCACGGGCACGAGAGAGTGAGCCACTAAGCGCAGTGCGCACGACGGCACGAGAGACGAAGAGAGCGAGCTCCGAGAGGCGAGAGCAGAGTGTTGTGAGCCTGGGTAGAGAAGTGAGAGACGAGAGGCGGAATGAGTATTTGCTAAAGAGAGGATTTAGGATTTACAAATAGATGAAAACGACGCGGCCCTttactatttaataatttaatttaagtttaattcttttcaatgtgtttttttttaaatgataattaaaatttatatatatttgtaatacatttaatagactatagtaattatagtgatttaatataactatatatatatttttaatacatttaatatacaatagtcaaatattttatatattagactatataatatatatatatatatatatatatttgtaatacatttaatataccataatctaatagtattaagattagtctattagtatagttatatattagtattagttataatgatttagtataactatattagtataagtataactatagtctatagtctatattaaactattagtattaattaaatagttatagacttatatattagtatagctatataatatattagactagtctaatagtattaatattagcctattggtatagttatatattagtattagttatggtgatttagtataaccatattagtataactataactatagtttatattaaactattaatattagttaaatagttatagacttatatattagtatagttatataatatattagactatgtaatagtattaatattagcatattagtatagttatatattagtattagttatagtgatttagtataactatattagtataagtataactataatctatagtctatattaaactattagtattagactattagttaaatagttatagacttgtatattagtatagctatataatatattagactatataatagtattaatattagcctattagtatagttatatattagtattaattataaactatatattagtattagttataaacttttagtgatttagtatagctatattatataagtataaatagagtctatattagactattagtatagttatattaatatattagtattagttataaaatatatatttaatattagtattagttataaacttttagtattaattataagtataagttgtataactatagtctatagtctatattagactattagtgttagttaaatagttaaatagtctataactattagttatagacttatatattagtacagctaaataatatattagactatataataatattaatattagactattggtatagtcataagttatatattagtattagttataaactatatatttaatatagtattagtttataaacttttaataaaaacttgtagtattaattataaatttataagtataactatagtcattagtctatattagattattattattagttataaacttttagtgatttagtattaacattttatgtaataatttataaattataataagaaattatttcatatatgaaattatttcatatatgaaattatttcatatatgaaattatttcatatatgaaattatttcatataaaaatttcacataaaaatttataattatacatgatatataaaacttatatatattaatatatatatataatattttgtataaaacttatatatacaataatacaaatattattttttatatatatatttttatcaaccggtccgggcCGAAAAATCTTGCAATCGGAATCGGCCGGTTTTttcattctaagaaccggtcccggaccggaccggaccagttcaaaaccggtccggtccagaccggttagaatttacacccctaacgaTGGGTCTAAGAATCCTGTTGAATATCTGAATACTTTTAAGACACACATGAGTCTCTACGGTTTCTTCGAAGAAATCGCTTGCCAGGCCTTTCCCTTGACTCTAAAAGGGGTGGCAAGATGATGGTTTGATGCCTTACAGTCGGGCTCTATAAACAACTTTGAGGAACTTGTCAGGCAGTTCTTGATACAATTCATGGTGAGCAGAAGGAGGAGACGACATGCGGCCTACCTCCTGACTATTAAATAGCGAGAGGATGAGAGTTTGAAGGTGTACCTTGCCATATTCAACAAAAAGATAACACTTGCCGTGCTCCTAGGAGTGTGTTGCTTAGGAGCCCATTCATGGCGAAGTTGGCGAGAAGAACTCCAATAACGTTGCAGAAGTTCATGGATAAGGCAGATGACTTCGTCGATGCAGAAGACACACTCAAGGCTCTGTGATGGTCCCTAGACTCTACCATAAGTGCATGGGTCGTGACAAGTAGAACAGGACAAAAAGAATATCGTTTCCACAAGAAGGAGATTCAACTTCCAATTTATAaagtttctaatattatttagaCGAACCCAAATTGATGTAATTGACTGCAAGTTCTTaacctaaaatatcaaatatgaaaagttttTAGGGCTTGGACTTCATCAATTGAATTCCTTCAATGAGTTTAAACTTGATGATTGCTTGCATTAATGTTTGCTAATTATAATGACttgaatttccttttttttatgtgatatccTCTTTCAAGGTATAACGCCTATACCTATATTAACCCTATGTCTACTGTTGtgatcacaaaaattaatataaattcattatgttatgtaaaattcttaaatatagGTCATAAGGGTgtgtatttatttctaaactacaCTGCCAAGCTTTGATGAATTCACGAACTAATATTGAACTTTAACTTTCGTTACTTCATTCAACATCTTAAGCATGCAGTTCATGGCCAGTAAATTGCaagaatgaaaattgaaatcatCCAATTGCAATTAACAAAGGGTATTCAATAAAACCTTACTCAAATCATATCCAAAATTCAAAGGCTACATCCTAGCCCTAGAATAAGAAAACTAGCAAATCATAACTAATAAAACAATCcaattatttctcaaacataGATTCGAATTCAACATCCATAATAACAATTCAGcaactaaaaattaaagaaataaaaagagaactCTGTAATTACAGTCGTGAGTTTCGTTATTCCTCTCCGAAATTACAGCTCCTccttcaatctttttttttttttcctccattaaTTCCTCTCATTTTTTACGTCAActtccctccctctcttttttaatttcagcaTCTTATTTTTTACTAGTAATAACTGCAGACCATCCAATCAATTCAAAAAtgattttcctttcaaattttaaaaaagatttccCCCATATCTACTGCTGAAATCTGGAATTGGAATTCTCGGCTGATTTTATTATCCGACTTCCAACTAGATTCAGAGTATCAAAACGATACAATTTGGAGTTGGCCCTTCATGAAAGTTTCATATCTTGTTCTCATCTTTCCAATGCACCTAGGATTGCTTTATTCTGACTTATAGAACTTCAAATATAGACTGAAACCCAAAATAGGGTCTAGGATGCAATAACTTCTAGACAGATTCAGACTTCTCCATTTCGGTTAAGTTTTGAACTTTAAAATGGCAGAACTTGGTTTTGGACTCTCATAAAATTTTTAGGCCTACTTCTTAGCTTTCCAGCAAGTTAAACAACACCTGAAATCGAGATACGTAGCTCTAGCTAGAACCTAAAAACCAAACTGTGTTATATTTTGACTAGACCAGCCCAACTAGGATTTGCTCTCTAAGCGTAGCCCAAACTCTGCCTCTTCACATCCTCGAATTTGAAcataattcaataattaaacacctacaaaatatcaaaaattctcaaaaattaaataaatgtaaaagacACCTAAAGTTCTAGATAAACGAGCTAAGAAACATACAAAACACtctgaataaaaataattaggaCTAAGAAAATGTGTGAAATAAATTTCCACATCACTCTGACAACCCCAAGAAGATTCAAGCTCGAGTAGGCTGAAAGAACCTCCAAAAAGCCAAGCAGGGGGAAAGAATCGGAAAAGGCCAAGAGGGGCTAGTATGAAAGAAGACAAGATAAAAGCATGTCTTCCAGGAACCAAAGTTCTAGGCTTGCACACACGAACTTAAACGTGCAAGCAGAAGGTGAGGGATGTGAATGGGGCAATGGCTATCAAAATCGAAGAAATCGTCACTTCTGTACCTACCACTAGACAAAAGAGCATGGTATGAAGGATTGTTACTCCCtaaagaagaagatagaaatGATGAGGGAGAACGGGAAGTTGGATCGGTTAGTCGCCCAACATTCAACACACGGAGGACAATCATCAATCTAGAGGAGAGAGCAGAGTCAGAGGCCGCACAGAAATGAAAGCCCAAAACATCAAAGGAGAATGTCAGGAGATGCCAAAGATCTTCCCCGCCAAAGCCCGACTAGGATCGATGCTCCCTTGGGAAAGATCTAGACAATAGTGGGAGGATTTGTCAAGGGGCGGCCCTAGTTCCTCCAGAAGAAAGAGGTACACATGAAGGCCCAGATACAAGGAATTATTCTCAATAGAGAGGCCCCAAAAGCAAGGAAGGCATTAGGAAACAATCGCCATATTTTTCGACAATGAAGACTGTGAAGGGGTCTTGTACCCCCATGATGACTCACTAGTGGTAATGTTGTTAGTTGCCAACTCTATTACCAAAAGGATTCTAATCGACAATGGCAACTTGATTGATACCCCTTTTTGTGATGCTTTCACAAAAATGGAGATCGGCCCAAGCCGACTGCTCCCCTCACCCACACCATTGAAGGGATTCTCATGAGACAATTCAATCTGTGGGCGCTATAACGCTGCTTGTCTCCACTAGTAAAGGCCCCTGCACCACCACTGCCATGATCGATTTCCAGGTGGTTAAGACTCTTTCTTTTTACAACGTTATTCTTGGACGCCCGATCCTGAATAACCTGAAAGTTGTGACCTCCACCTATCACCTAAAGATGAAATTTACAACAGAGGCAGGGGTAGGATAAGTATGGGGTAAGCAAGTACTAGCACGAGATTGCTTTGTACAAGAACtcaaaaatggaggaaaatacATACGAAGGACGAAGAGCTTAGACTCTACTGAAGCACTACCACTACCACCCAAACTCATTGACCACTAGGTCAAAACAAGGGATGAGTAGAATCTGAAGCAAGCTGAGGCGAATGAAGCTCTGGAATTAGTAACTCTAAACCCAGATCATCCTA
This window of the Juglans regia cultivar Chandler chromosome 12, Walnut 2.0, whole genome shotgun sequence genome carries:
- the LOC108985913 gene encoding abscisic acid receptor PYL9-like, yielding MNGGDACGAMETPYIGMHHRHEPREDQCTSVLVKHIKAPVHLVWSLVRRFDQPQKYKPFVSRCEVTGDFAIGSVREVNVKSGLPATTSTERLELLDDEEHILGIRIVGGDHRLRNYSSVITVHPEVIDGRPGTLVIESFMVDVPDGNTKDETCYFVQALIMCNLKSLADVSERMAVQDRTEPINY